From the Nitrospirota bacterium genome, one window contains:
- a CDS encoding P-loop NTPase encodes MSGDLKTILKNIRFADDAKIASQIHEQTSAVHARMAGIKRKILVMSGKGGVGKSTVTAHLATALAALGNRVGVLDVDFNGPCLPKLLGLNGRSLAFRADGATPIEGPLGMKIASLDFLLKHGSPTRWNGPMELSPVWLGTLEYTVLRELLADILWGELDWWLADLPPGAAADKPPALMSFIPDLDGAVMVTTPSAIALDVVRRSVAYARDSGIRPLGLVVNMAGKTCSHCGHVENIFEGGNLSAERLENIAGELGIPLLAAVPFDPAVGAGPEHGKIPAPFSEIAAKLAGLLEGSQAS; translated from the coding sequence GTGAGCGGCGACCTGAAAACCATTCTCAAAAATATTAGATTTGCGGACGATGCGAAAATCGCCTCCCAAATTCACGAACAGACCTCCGCGGTGCATGCTCGAATGGCCGGAATCAAACGAAAAATCCTCGTCATGAGCGGCAAAGGCGGCGTCGGGAAGAGCACCGTCACCGCGCACCTCGCCACGGCCCTGGCCGCCCTGGGAAATCGGGTAGGAGTGCTGGACGTCGATTTCAACGGCCCGTGCCTCCCCAAGCTGCTCGGCTTGAATGGCCGGTCCCTAGCCTTTCGGGCCGATGGCGCGACACCGATCGAGGGACCTCTGGGCATGAAAATCGCCTCGCTCGATTTTCTCCTGAAGCATGGCTCGCCTACCCGGTGGAACGGACCCATGGAGCTGAGTCCCGTCTGGCTCGGCACCCTGGAATACACGGTCCTCCGGGAACTGCTGGCGGACATCCTATGGGGCGAACTGGATTGGTGGCTGGCCGATCTGCCCCCGGGCGCCGCCGCGGACAAGCCGCCCGCCCTCATGAGTTTCATTCCGGATCTGGACGGCGCGGTCATGGTGACCACCCCCTCCGCGATCGCATTGGACGTGGTGCGCCGATCCGTGGCCTACGCGCGGGATTCCGGCATCCGGCCGCTTGGACTAGTAGTCAACATGGCGGGAAAAACCTGCTCCCACTGCGGCCACGTCGAGAATATCTTCGAGGGCGGGAACCTGAGCGCAGAGCGCCTGGAAAACATCGCCGGTGAGCTGGGAATCCCCCTTCTCGCCGCCGTCCCCTTCGATCCGGCCGTGG
- a CDS encoding M6 family metalloprotease domain-containing protein yields the protein MILNPRTPIAALLIGCLGCGGGDESQTRQYAAPSDPASCPSVAAEKKVLARSRLAPYPRPISCAFRPRPSLLDPLTGRFLHTGRAVPQLGMPNVSRRDFTLPERPEPRQIVTPRPAIRDVRPPGEIRVLILLVDFNDNPHDSGIPVSKIEDTFVGSISTGSMREYYEEVSYGKLKLSGQAFGWRFITTSSSSKCGSTPIYSCYVNESCGEGSGLCPSEPNSLTLARDAVKEFDSTVNFSQFDGNGDGFVDALMVVHPGLGGEESSLKRDLWSSMTMLSNSPVVDGVRVRDFIVVPERSCTGPARDPCSQKGSVNIGVIAHEFGHILQLPDLYDTGRGSSDGVGIYSIMGTGAYGPDNESPFKPTHFLAWEKALLGWLTPRTLAKDDCDARLMPVETNEDAIRIDANGPDDSQYFLLENRQPVGFDSRMSGKGLLITHIDEKVCEAGFDDNTVNADPKHKCVDVEEAHGGTQQLDADEREHNQGTAEDFFPGPKGTKTEFKRDSDPSSAPYIDGLRKDSGANVALTNIRLDGSDVRLCASGAAAGCPAASETDISTAPETAIGKGTESTNSTGAGSGASTPVSKPASEPAWGCTAYSFSSSGTGGLFDLLAPLAAWLFLRRRRSG from the coding sequence GTGATCTTGAACCCGCGAACGCCGATTGCCGCGCTTCTCATCGGGTGTTTGGGTTGTGGGGGTGGGGACGAATCGCAAACCCGCCAGTACGCCGCTCCCTCGGACCCCGCCTCATGCCCGTCCGTGGCCGCCGAGAAGAAAGTTCTCGCTCGATCCCGTCTTGCCCCCTATCCCCGGCCGATTTCGTGCGCCTTCCGGCCGCGTCCGTCCCTGCTCGATCCCCTTACGGGTCGATTCTTGCACACGGGCCGAGCGGTGCCCCAGCTCGGAATGCCGAATGTGAGCCGGCGCGATTTCACGCTCCCGGAACGCCCCGAGCCCCGACAAATCGTGACACCCCGCCCGGCGATTCGGGACGTGCGCCCCCCCGGCGAGATTCGCGTTCTGATTCTCTTGGTGGATTTCAACGACAACCCCCACGATTCGGGCATCCCCGTGTCGAAAATCGAGGACACCTTCGTCGGCTCGATCTCCACCGGTAGCATGCGGGAATACTATGAGGAAGTTTCCTACGGGAAACTGAAACTTTCCGGTCAGGCTTTCGGCTGGCGCTTCATCACCACGTCATCATCGAGCAAGTGCGGGAGCACGCCGATCTATTCCTGTTACGTGAACGAATCCTGCGGCGAGGGATCGGGATTGTGTCCCTCCGAGCCGAACTCCCTAACCCTTGCCCGGGACGCCGTGAAGGAGTTCGATTCGACCGTGAACTTTTCACAGTTCGACGGGAACGGGGACGGGTTTGTGGATGCGCTCATGGTGGTCCATCCGGGGCTGGGGGGCGAGGAGTCGAGCCTCAAGCGCGACCTGTGGTCCTCCATGACCATGCTCTCGAACTCCCCGGTGGTGGACGGGGTGCGCGTGCGGGATTTCATCGTTGTTCCCGAGCGGAGCTGCACCGGGCCGGCGCGCGATCCGTGCTCCCAAAAAGGATCGGTGAACATCGGTGTCATCGCGCACGAGTTCGGTCACATCCTCCAATTGCCGGATCTGTACGACACGGGTCGCGGCTCCAGCGACGGCGTCGGCATTTACAGCATCATGGGCACCGGCGCGTACGGTCCCGACAATGAATCCCCCTTCAAACCGACACATTTCCTGGCCTGGGAGAAGGCGCTCCTCGGATGGCTCACACCGCGCACCTTGGCGAAGGATGATTGCGATGCCCGGCTCATGCCCGTTGAAACCAACGAGGACGCGATCCGGATCGATGCGAATGGGCCGGATGATTCCCAATATTTCCTTCTTGAAAACCGGCAGCCGGTGGGATTTGACAGTCGAATGTCAGGGAAAGGGCTGCTGATCACCCACATCGATGAAAAGGTTTGCGAGGCGGGATTTGACGACAACACGGTGAACGCCGATCCGAAACACAAGTGCGTGGACGTGGAAGAGGCCCACGGGGGGACCCAGCAGTTGGACGCGGACGAACGGGAGCACAATCAGGGGACCGCGGAGGATTTCTTTCCGGGTCCGAAGGGCACGAAGACGGAGTTTAAGCGCGACAGTGACCCTTCCTCGGCGCCGTACATCGACGGGCTCCGGAAGGATTCCGGGGCGAATGTGGCTTTGACGAACATTCGGCTGGACGGATCCGATGTCCGCCTCTGCGCTTCGGGCGCGGCCGCCGGTTGCCCCGCCGCGTCCGAAACGGACATCTCCACCGCGCCCGAGACCGCCATCGGAAAAGGGACGGAGTCGACGAACAGCACGGGGGCTGGATCGGGCGCCTCCACGCCGGTGTCCAAGCCGGCGTCGGAGCCGGCGTGGGGGTGTACGGCATATTCGTTTTCCTCGTCCGGCACAGGCGGGCTATTCGACCTTCTCGCCCCGCTCGCGGCGTGGCTCTTCCTGCGTCGCCGCCGTTCCGGTTGA